The following DNA comes from Bradyrhizobium sp. SK17.
CATGAACGGGAACGGATCGCCCGACCATAGCAACGAAACTGCGAAAGGGAAAAGAACGTGTTGTGCGCGCGCGGACGCGTCCCGGACGGTTCATGTCGCGAGAACGAAGGAGCTGATTCACAGCTCGTGCAACATCCTCGCCATCGTCCCGGCGCAGGCCGGGACCCATCACCCCAAATGCAGATTGGTGCACGATGCCGGCGAACCGAGTCCCGCTTGCAAGTCGTGCTGCGGCGTATGGGTCCCGGCCTGCGCCGGGACGACGATGACACGATGAAGTGCGCGGTCGTTAGACCGGCTTGCCGGTATACGGCATCGATGCCGTCAGGCCGCCGTCGACCGGGATGGCCTGGCCGTTGACGTAGGAGGCTTCGTCGCTGGCCAGGAACAGCCCCATCGCGGCGAGTTCGTGCGGCTGGCCGGGGCGCTTCAGCGGATTGAGCTGGCCGATCTTGTCCTGGGTGCCGCGCTCCTTGGCGCGGTCGAACACCGGCTTGGTCATGCCGGTCTCGATCAGGCCGGGGCAGACCGCGTTGACGCGCACGCCGGTGCCGGAGAGCGAGTAGGCGGTGGTCTGCACCAGGCTGATGACGCCGGCCTTGCTCGCGCCGTAGGGATGTCCGCTGGCGCCGGCCTTCAGGCCCGCGACCGACGCGGTGAGGATGATCGAGCCAAAGCCCTGCTTGGTCATGTGCGGAATCGAATGCTTGATCGCGAGGAACGGGCCGATCAAATTGACGCGCAGCACCTCCTGCCAATGCTCGGGGGTCTGATCGGCGAGCGGAACGAGGCCGCCGCTGACGCCGGCATTGGCCCAGATCGCGTCGAGCTTGCCGTACTTCGAAACCGCCTTCTCGATGAAGGCCTTCACGTCGCTCTCCGATCCCGCATCGGCGGTCACGGCTTCGACGGTGCCGCCGGCATCGCGCACCAGCTTCGCGGTCTCGTTGACGCCATCGGTACGGTCGACCGCAATCAGTCTCGCGCCTTCCCTGGTGAACAGCAGCGACGCCGCGCGGCCGATGCCGCTGCCGGCGCCGGTGATGATTACGGATTTGCCTTCGAGGCGGCCCATGAGGTTCTCCCTGTTCACGTGGTCCGTGGCGCCTTTGCCGCGCGACGGAATTCAAACAAAATTTCAAACGTCCGAAGCACTTGAGACGGTGTGCGGCGTGACGTACAGCGACGGGGGACAGTATTGAAGGGCTCATCCGATGTCCAATCCAGACAAGCCAAACGTGACGGTGACGCGGTGGTGGTGGATTCGCCACGCGCCGGTGCGCAGCGACGGCGGCAACATCTACGGCCAAGAGGACATCGACTGCGACACCGGCGACGTCGAAGTGTTCGAGGCAGTTGCCAAGATGCTGCCGCGCGACGCGGTCTGGTATTCGAGCAACCTCAAGCGCACGCACCAGACCGCAGAAGCGATCTGGGCCGCTGGATTTCCGAAGCCGGCCAACATGACGCAGGAGCGGGATTTCGCCGAGCAGCATCTCGGCCGGTGGCAGGGCATGAACCGCGCCGCGCTGCTCGCCAGCCAGCCGCCCGGCCGGAGCTGGTTTGCCGACGTCAACGAGCCCGCACCGGGCGGCGAGAGTTTCATGGACCTCTACACGCGGGTCTGCCGCACGATCGTGCGGATCACGGCTGCGGAAGCGGGCCGGAACATCATCGCGGTCGGCCATGGCGGCGTGATCCGTGCCGCGGTCGGCCTTGCGCTCGGCGGCCAGCCGGATCGCGGATTGTCCTTCGACGTCGACAACGTCTCGGTGACGCGGCTCGATCACATCGCGGGTGTCGGCCTGTCGACCTGGCGGCTGCCGATGGTGAACCAGCAGCCCTGGATCGCCGATCCGCGCCACGCCGCGATGCATCAGCCGTCCGGGCCCGAAGTGCGGCCGGCGAGCAAGCTCGCGTGATTGCTGCTATCGCAGCACCGCATCACTGCCTAAGCTAAACGCAGAACTCAAACATCTTACATCAGGGAGAGAACCATGACCTTGTTCGACATGAAGGGAAAAGTCGCCGTCATCACCGGCTCGACGCGCGGCATCGGGCGCGCGATCGCCGAGCGGATGGCCGAGCACGGCGCCAAGGTCGTGATCTCCTCGCGCAAGGCCGACGTCTGCGAGCAGGTGGCGAAGGAGATCAACGACAGCTACGGCAAGGGCACTGCGGTTGCGATCGCGGCCAACATCTCTTCGAAGGAAAACCTGCAAAACCTGGTCGACGAGAGCAACCGCGCCTTCGGCAAGATCGACGTGCTGGTCTGCAACGCGGCGTCCAATCCCTATTATGGCCCGCTCGCCGGCATCTCCGACGATCAATTCAGAAAAATCCTCGAGAACAACATCGTCGCCAACAACTGGCTGATCTCGATGGTGGTGCCGCAGATGATCGAGCGCAAGGACGGCTCCGTCATCATCGTGTCCTCGATCGGCGGCCTCAAGGGCTCGACCATCCTCGGCGCCTACGCGATCTCGAAGGCCGCCGACATGCAGCTCGCGCGCAACCTGGCTTGTGAGTACGGCAAGCACAATATCCGCGTGAACTGCATCGCGCCCGGCCTGATCAAGACCGACTTCGCCAAGGCGCTGTGGGACAATCCGGACAATCTGAAGGCCTCGACCGCGCGCTCGCCGCTGCTGCGCATCGGCGTGCCGGACGAGATCGCGGGCTGCGCGGTGATGATGGGCTCGCGCGCCGGTGACTTCATGACCGGCCAGACCGTGGTGATCGACGGCGGCGCGACGATCAGCTGATCGTCGTTGGTGCGCAGAGCGTGCCACGCATTCATCTCGTCATCACCGGCGAAAGCGGGTGATCCAGTACGCCGAGGCCTCTCGATTCATCACGACCGCCGCGGCGTGCTGGATGCCCCGCTTTCGCGGAGCATGACAGCATTGATGAGGGGAGGCAGCGATCACTCCACTGCTGAGTACACCCCGTTCCTCACCAGCGAGCGGGTGTATTCGCGCTGGCCCGGGCCCTGCATCATGAAGACCGCGATCAGGTCTTCGCGCGGGTCGATCCAGAAGAACGTGCCGGCCATGCCGCTCCAGAAGTACTGGCCGACCGAGCCGGAGAACGCTGCGATGCCCTGCTGCATGCGCACGGCGAAGCCGAGGCCGAAGCTGTGGCCGGGCGACACCAGCGTGCCCTGAACCTTGACGCCGGCGCCGAGGTGATCGGAGGCCATGAATTCGAGCGTCTTGCGGCCGATGATCCTGGTGCCGTCGAGCGAGCCGCCATTGAGCAGCATCTGCGCGAAGCGGGCATAGTCCATCGTGGTCGACACCAGTCCGCCACCGCCGGATTCCATCGCCGGCTTCTCCAGCATGTTGAACAGTTGCACCTTCTCATTGGTCCAGGGATCGTTGCCAAATGCCTCGGCCAGCCGGCCGGCATTGGCTTCGGGCGTGTGGAACGCGGTCTCGTTCATCTGCAACGGCGCGAGGATGCGCTCGGTGAGGAATTCGCCGAGCGTCTTGCCGCTGACGACTTCGATGATGCGGCCGAGGATGTCGGTGGAGCGGCTGTAATTCCATTCGGCGCCCGGTTGGCAGACCAAGGGCATGCTGGCGAGCATGGTGGCGTGCTCTGCATTGGTGATCTTGCGGCTGCGCAGCCGCGACTGCTTGTAGAGCTCCTGCACCGGGCCGTTGCCGGTGTGGTCATAGGTTAAACCCGAGGTGTGGCGCAGCAGATCCTGGATCGTCATCTGCCGCTGCACGGGGACCAGCTCGAGCTTGCCGTCGCGTTCGACGCCGACCTTGGTCTCGGCGAATTCGGGGATGAACTTGGCGACGGGATCGTTGAGCAGGAAGTGGCCGTCCTCGAGCAGCTGCATGATGCCGACCGAGACGATCGGCTTGGTCATCGAGAAGATGCGGAAGACCGTGTCATGCGTCATCGGTGCCGCGGCGGTCGGGCTCTGCCGGCCGATCGCGTCGAACCAGCCGACCTGGCCGCGCCGCGCCACCAGCACGGTGAAGCCGGGCGCAGTTCCCTTGTCGACCTCGCGCTTGAACGTGTCGGACAGCGCCTGTAGCCGCGTGCCCGACAGTCCGATCGATTCGGGTTTGGCCAAGGGCAGGGACGGGGTGGCCGGGCTGGCGGCATGCTTGGTGGCGGTTTGGGCGTTCATGGTCTCTCCCGGGCTCTTGATTCTTGCGGCGAGGTGCCGACGAGGCGTGATGGTGGAAGTCTGACGCAGAAGTTTTGCAATGAACAGAAGCTTCAGCGCTCAGCCCTTGCAAACCGGCCATGCCTTGTGCTTGAAACGGCGCGAACCGGCGGCGACGTCGGTTCCCTGCAGGAGTGTAGCTCAATTGGTAGAGCACCGGTCTCCAAAACCGGGGGTCGCAGGTTCGAGCCCTGCCACTCCTGCCAGCTTTTAAGCCAACAATTTGAATACTTTGGCCGAGGTCCTGGACCCCGGCCATGATCGTTTCCGGCTACTTGACCAGCGGGCAGCCACCGTCCTTGAGCGGCCGGAACGCCTGGTCGCCGGGCACCTCGGCGAGCAGCTTGTAATAATCCCACGGCGCTTTCGATTCTTCGGGCTTCTTGACCTCGAACAGGAACATCGAGTGCACCATGCGGCCGTCCTCGCGCACCACGCCATTGTCGGTGAAGGCGTCGCGCACCGGGGTGGCGCGCATCTTGGCCAGTACCGGCTTGGTCTCCCTGGTGCCGGCGGCCTTGACCGCATTGAGGTAGTGCAGTGTGGCGCTGTAGGTCGCGGCCTGGTTCATCGTCGGCATCCGCTTGGTGCGCTCGAAGAAGCGCTTGCCGAAGGCGCGGGTGCGATCGTTGAGATCCCAATAATACGCCTCGGTGATGATCAGCCCCTGCGCGAGCTTCAGCCCGAGGCTGTGGATGTCGGAAATGAACATCACGATCCCGGCCAGATTCTGCCCGCCTGCGACGATGCCGAATTCGGACGCCTGCTTGATCGCGTTGATGGTGTCGCCGCCGCCATTGGCGAGGCCGACGATCTTGGCCTTCGAGGCCTGCGCCTGCAACAGGAAGGACGAGAAGTCCGGCGTGTTGAGCGGATGCCGCGCGCTGCCGAGCACCTTGCCGCCGGCGGCGCGGACCACGTCACCGGTGTCGCGCTCGATCGAATGGCCGAACACGTAGTCGGCGGTGATGAAGAACCAGGTGTCGCCGCCGTTCTTCACGATCGCGCTGCCGACGGTGTGGGCGTTGCCGTAGGTGTCGTAGGTCCAGTGCAGCGTATAGGGCGAGCAGGACTTGCCGGTGATGTCGGAGCTCGCCGCGTCCGTCACGATCATGATCTTCTCGAACTGCTTCGACATCTCCATGCCGGCGAGCGCGGTCGCCGAGGTCGGCATGTCGATGATCATGTCGACGCCTTCGGCCTCGTACCATTTCCGGGTGATGGTGGCGGCGACGTCGGCCTTGTTGAGGGCATCGGCGGTGACGAGCTCGATCGGCTTGCCGAACATCGAGCCGCCGAACTCCTCGATCGCCATCTTGGTGGCTTCGACGTTGCCGGCGCCGCCGATGTCCGAATAGACCGACTGGAAATCGGTCAGCACGCCGATCTTGAGCGGTGTCTGCTGCGCGAGCGCAGGCCCCGCCAGCACGGCGGCGAAGAGGCCGGCGGCGGACAGACTCGTGGCGATGGATTTCATGGTGATGCGTCCTCCCGGGGTGTTCTTATCGGTTTGTCCGACAAAGTTAGATTTGCCCGGTTCCAGTGTCAATTCTGGCCCGCCAGGTGCGACAATCCAGCCGGTATGGACGCATTTGACGGTTCATCGGCCTTCCTCTAGCTTTGTCCGACAAACAACAATCGGGAGCCCAGGGTGCCCGCCACGCCATTGTTCCGGCGCATCGACGTCGCGCCGGCCTATCAGAAGGTCGCCGACGCGATCGAGCGCGAGATCATCAACGGCCGGATCAAGCCGGGCGAGCCGATCGGCACCGAGCAGCAGCTGGTGGAGCAGTTCGGCGTCAATCGCTCGACGGTGCGCGAAGGCATCCGCGTACTGGAGGAGGGCGGGCTGATCCGCCGCGATTCCAGCCGCCGCCTGCAAGCCTGCCTGCCGCGCTACAACAAGCTCGCCACGCGGCTGTCGCGCGCGCTGATCCTGCATGAGGTGACGTTCCGCGAATTGTTCGAGGCCTCGATGACGCTGGAGATCGCGAGCGTCGAAGGCGCGGTGGAGCGTGCCACCGATGAGAACATCGCCGAGCTCGCCGGCAATCTCGAGCGCAGCGCCAATGTGGTCGGTAATCCCGCCGAGCTCGCCGAGCTCGACGCCGAATTCCACGTGCTGATGGCCAAGGCCTCGCAGAACCGCGTGTTGCAGCTCGCCCGCGAGCCCGCCGCGCAGCTGTTCTTTCCGACCACCGAGATGATCGTCGGCGGCGTGCCGGAGGGCGGCGCGCGCCTCGTCGAGGCGCATGGCCATATGCTCGACGCGATCAGGCGCCGCGACAAGGAAGCCGGCGTGCTGTGGACGCGACGGCACTTGCAGGACTGGCGGCGCGGCTTCGAGAAGATCGCCTCGCTCGATCGTTCGGTCGAGCACACCTACATGGAACACGCCTACGCCGCCCGGCAATAGCGGCGGCGCGGCGAAGGCAGGACAACGACAACAAGCACATTCGGGAGGGACTACATGAGCGAAGACATCGCAGCGACCATCCAGCGCGCCCGTGAGCACAGCATCGGCGATCTGTTGCGCCGGTCGGCGAAGCGCTACCCAAACAAGACCGCGCTGATCTGCGGCGAGGTGGGCTGGACCTTCGCGGAGATGGACGCGATCTGCAACCGGCTGGGCCGCGGGTTGATCGGCCTTGGCGTCGCGAAGGGCGACCGCGTCGCGGTGCTGTCGCGCAATTCGCACGGCTTCGCCGCGCTGCGCTTCGCGGTGGCGCGGATCGGTGCGATCCTGGTGCCGATCAACTTCATGCTCAATCCCGATGAGATCAATTTCATCCTCGCCAATTCAGGCGCCAGGCTGCTCGCGGTCGGCCCTGACTTCGTGGAGACCGCGCATGCCGCGGCGGCCAAGGGCTCGGCGGTCGAGACCCTGATCTGGCTGCCCGGTGAAGATGCCGCGACCGCGCCTGAAGGCATCACGACATTCGACAGTTTGCTGCACAGCGATGCGTCGGCGCCGGACGTGTCGGTGGACAGCCGCGACCCCGCGCAGATCATCTACACCAGCGGCACCGAATCGCTGCCGAAGGGCGCGATCCTCACCCATGAAGCGGTGATGTGGCAGTATGTCAGCTGCATCATCGACGGCGGCATGGCGACCGACGACACCGTGCTGCACGCGCTGCCGCTCTATCACTGCGCGCAGCTCGACGTCTTCCTCGGACCCGCGATCTACCTCGGCGCCACCAGCCTGATCACCGGCAAGCCGGTGCCCGATAACGTCCTGGCGCTGATCGCGACCCACAGGATCAATTCGTTCTTCGCGCCGCCGACGATCTGGATCGCGATGCTGCGCTCGCCGGCGTTCGATCGCACGGACCTGTCGACCCTGCGCAAGGGCTATTACGGCGCCTCGATCATGCCGGTCGAGGTGCTGCTCGAATTGCAGCGCCGGCTGCCGGATGTGCAGTTCTGGAATTTCTACGGCCAGACCGAGATCGCGCCGCTTGCGACCGTGCTCGCGCCGCAGGACCAACTGCCGAAGGCCGGCTCCGCCGGCAAGCCCGCGATCAATGTCGAGACCCGTGTGGTCAAGCCCGACATGACCGACGTCGCGGTGGGGGAGGTCGGCGAGATCGTGCACCGCTCGCCGCACCTGCTGTCCGGTTACTACAACGATCCGGTCAAGACCGCGGCCGCGTTTGCCGGCGGCTGGTTTCACTCCGGCGATCTCGCTGTTGTCGACGCCGACGGCTACTTCACCGTGGTCGATCGCGTGAAGGACATGATCAAGAGCGGCGGCGAGAATGTCGCAAGCCGCGAGGTCGAGGAGATGGTCTACCGGCTGCCGGCGGTGTCGGAGGTCGCGGTGGTCGGGCTGCCCGACCCGCGCTGGATCGAGGCGGTGACCGCGATCGTCGTGGTCAAGGCCGGCGAGAGCCTCGATGCCGATACCGTCATCAAGCATTGCGCGGCGTCGATGGCCCATTTCAAGGTGCCGAAGCGGGTGATCTTCGTGGATGCCCTGCCGAAGAACCCGAGCGGCAAGCTGCTCAAGCGCGAGCTGCGGCAGCGCTATGTCGGCGGCTCGACGTTGGATCAGGCGGTCCAGAACAGCTTTGCCGGGTGATCGACCCGGCCGCGGCGGTGGATGGGCGAGGCCAATCTAGCTCCAGCCGTGCGCCTAAGTGCTTGATTTGAGGGGCTCTGTCCCGGTTCGCCGCAGCTGCGGCCGGGGTGGGGCGCGACGCTGCCGATCTTGACGTTTGGCTCCTCTCGCAGTAGATACCCGGCACTCGCAGCCGGCCCGCTTTGATGGCGGATATCCGGCGCGGCCTAATTCCCCGAACAATCGAGCTCGTTTATCGGCTCAACCTTCCAAACGAGGGCTGGGTCCGCAAGGTCGGCTGTTCGGATTCCTTGAAACGTTGCAATCGTCCGGAGACGGACGCGGATCTCACGATGGCTTTCAGCCCGTTCAAATTCCTGAAGGAAGTACGCTCGGAGACCGCCAAGGTCACCTGGCCGACGCGCCGCGAGACGACCATCACCACCATCATGGTGTTCGTGATGGTGGCGCTGGCCTCGATCTTCTTCTTCGCCGCGGATCAGATCATCCGCTATCTCATCACCCTGATACTGGGCATCCACTGATGAGCACTGGAACTCAATTGATGGACAAGCGCTGGTACATCGTTCACGCCTATTCCAACTTCGAGAAGAAGGTTCAGGAATCGATCCGTGAACAGGCCAAGCAGCGCGGGCTGGAAGATCTGTTCGAGCAGATCCTGGTGCCGACCGAGAAGGTCACCGAGGTGCGCCGCGGCCGCAAGATCGACGCCGAGCGCAAGTTCTTCCCGGGCTATGTGCTGGTGAAGATGAAGCTGACCGACGAGGCGTTCCATCTGATCAAGAACACCCCGAAGGTCACTGGCTTCCTCGGTGCGGAAAACAAGCCGATGCCGATCTCGGAAGCCGAGGCGATGCGGATCCTGCACCAGGTGCAGGAGGGCGTGGAGCGTCCGAAGGCGTCGGTGTCGTTCGAAATCGGCGAGAACGTGCGCGTGGCCGATGGCCCGTTCGCCTCGTTCTCCGGCGTGGTGGAAGAAATCGACGAGGCGCGCTCGCGCGTGAAGGTCGCGGTGTCGATCTTCGGCCGCGCGACCCCGGTGGAACTGGAATTCGGTCAGGTCGAAAAGGTGGTCTGACCGGACGGCGTGAGGTATACGCCTCGCGTCAAGCAAAGGCCGTGGGAGGGAGGAGGCGGTCGCCAGCCCCTTCAACCGAACCACGGAACCTGAAACCGCCGGCATCGCCGGCACAACAGGAGTACTAAATGGCAAAGAAAGTGACCGGATACCTGAAGCTTCAGGTCCCGGCCGGTGCGGCGAATCCCTCGCCCCCGATCGGTCCCGCGCTTGGTCAGCGCGGCCTCAACATCATGGAATTCTGCAAGGCGTTCAACGCCCAGACGCAGAAGGAAGAAAAGAACACGCCGATTCCGGTGGTGATCACGATCTACGCCGATCGTTCGTTCACCTTCGAGATGAAGACCCCCCCGATGTCCTTCTTCCTCAAGCAGGCTGCCAAGATCCAGTCCGGCTCGAAGGCGCCGGGCCGCGACAAGGCCGGCAAGGTGACCAAGGCGCAGGTGCGCGAGATCGCCGAGAAGAAGATGAAGGATCTGAATTGCGACACCATCGAATCGGCCATGAAGATGGTCGAGGGCTCTGCCCGCTCGATGGGTCTGGAAGTTGCGGGGTAACGGGCCATGTCAATCGGAAAGCGTTTGCAGAAGGCCCGCGAGGGTGTCGACCGCGAAAAGCTCTATCCGCTCGCGGATGCCATCAAGATGGTCAAGGAGCGCGCCAAGTCGAAGTTCGACGAGACGATCGAGATCGCAATCAATCTCGGCGTCGACCCGCGTCACGCCGACCAGATGGTCCGCGGCGTCGTCAACCTGCCGAACGGCACCGGCCGCACGCTGCGCGTCGGCGTGTTCGCGCGTGGCGCGAAGGCCGAGGAAGCCAAGGCCGCTGGTGCCGACGTCGTCGGTGCCGAGGACCTGGTCGAGAAGGTGCAGGGCGGTGCGATCGATTTCGATCGCTGTATCGCAACTCCCGACATGATGCCGCTGGTCGGCCGCCTCGGTAAGGTGCTCGGTCCGCGCGGCATGATGCCGAACCCGAAGATCGGCACCGTGACCATGGACGTCACCAACGCCGTGAAGGGTGCCAAGGGCGGTTCGGTCGAGTTCCGCGTCGAGAAGGCCGGCATCGTGCAGGCCGGCATCGGCAAGGCCTCGTTCTCCGAGGACAAGCTGGTCGAGAACGTTAAGGCGCTCGCCGACGCGGTCTCCAAGGCGAAGCCCGCGGGTTCCAAGGGCACCTACATCCAGCGCGTGGCGGTGTCCTCTACCATGGGCCCGGGCGTGAAGGTCGAGCCGGGCACGATCCTCGGCTGAGATCTCTGGCCGTAACGAGATAGAGAGGGCGGGATCGGGCAACCGATTCCGCCCTTTGTTTTGCCAAAGCGTTTTCGAGCGAAGCTACTTCCGTTTCGCATGAAGAAAGCGCGCCAAGACAAGATCTGAAGCCTCTCGCAGGAAACAATAACAATGCCCGATAAGGTTCTGGTCTATTCGCGTTTTCCCAAGGCCCAGCTGATCCGCTTCGGCGAGCGCTTCGAGCTGCTGAACGCCGCTGGCAAGCGGCTGGACGAAGCATTTCCGGCCGCGGAACTCGCGGGTATCCGCGCCATGATCACCGCTGGCGGCACGCCGCTCCGGGGCGACGCGATGGACCTGCTGCCGAAGCTCGGCGCGATCATCTGCTACGGCACCGGCTATGATGGCGTCGATCTCGCTGCGGCCGCCAGGCGCGGGATCGCGGTTGGCCACAGCCCGGGGGCGAATGCGGCGTCGGTTGCCGACACGGCGCTGACCCTGATGCTGGCGTCGGTGCGCCGTCTGCTGGTGGCCGACAATTATGTCCGGAGCGGCGACTGGGCCGGCGCCAAGCCGTCGCCGATGATGCGGCCGCAGGCCGGCATGCTCGGCCGCAAGGTCGGCGTCTACGGCATGGGCGAGATCGGCCGCAAGATCGCAAGCCGCGTCGCCGGCTTCGAGACCGAGGTCGGCTATTTCAGCCGCTCGAGGCACGACGTGCCCTACCAGTATTTTCCGACCCTTGAGGCGCTCAGCGACTGGTGCAGCGTGCTGATGGTCGCCGTGCGCGCCGGTGCGGAGACCGAGCGCGTGGTCAATGCCGACATCCTGCGCCGGCTCGGCAGCGACGGCATTGTCGTCAACATCTCGCGCGGCTCCGTCATCGACGAGGCGGCGCTGGTCGCGGCGCTGACCGATGGGACCATCGCCGGCGCCGGCCTCGACGTGTTCGCCAGGGAGCCTCATGCGCCGGATGCGCTGACCGCGTTGCCGAACGTGGTGCTGTCGCCGCATCTCGGCGGCCATACCCTGGAATCGCATGTCGCGATGCAGGACTGCGTGCTGGCCAATCTCGACGCGTTCTTTGCCGGCCGGCCGTTGCCCTATGCGGTCAAGGGCGCCTGAGAGGCCGACCTCGAAGGCATGACCAAGTTCCGCACACCTCTGTCGGAACTGGTCCAATATTTGCTCTTGGCAAGCCGGGCAGGACCGGCTACATAGCGCCTTCCGGGCGTGCTGGCACTTGCTGGCATGTCCGTGCTCGCATTCCGAAAACCTGAGATGATAGGAGATCATTCCTTTCCGCATGCCGCAAGGATGCTCGAAAGGAAGGAGACCCGTCGCCTCTGATGGAGTGAGAGCAGGGGCCTTCAGCGTGCTGAAGTGCCTTGATCCTGTCCAAGACTGCAGGCGCCCGCGAGAACTTCGTGTTTTCAACGGCTTAATCGCATGGCCTGCATAGACGGGTGAAGACCGGATTTTGCACTTCAGGTCGCGGCATGGTCGCGGCTGGAAGGCTGGTTTGGTTCGAACCTCGACAGCCCATGGCCGCAAGGCTCTGGGAGGGCAGGCTACTAGATGTCGTCTTGCCCGGCATGTCCGAAGGGTCTTAGCGCCCCTGCGGATCAGGTTTAGGGCGGGACGATGGGTGCAACCCGGCGGTCCTGCCTTCGCGGAAAGGCCGCCAACCGGAAAGAGCTTGCTGTGGAACGAGCGGCAAAAAAGGAGTCGGTCGAACAACTTAACGGGGTCTTCAAGGCCACGTCGGTTGCGATCGTTGCTCACTATTCCGGCCTCACCGTGGCCCAGATGCAGAAGCTGCGCATGCAGATGAAGCAGGCGGGCGCGTCGGTGAAGGTCTCGAAGAACCGTCTCGCCAAAATTGCTCTTGAAGGCACTGACGTCGCTGCCATCGGCTCCCTGCTGAAGGGGCCGACCGTGATCGCTACTTCGGACGATCCGGTTGCGGCGCCAAAGGTTGCCGTCGAATTCGCCAAGGCGAACGAGAAGTTCGTCATCCTTGGCGGCTCGATGGGTAAAACCGTCCTGAATGTCGACAGCGTGAAGGCGCTCGCCTCACTGCCGTCGCTCGACGAACTGCGCGGCAAGATCGTTGGCCTCATCGTGGCGCCGGCGACCAAGCTTGCTCAGCTCTCGAACGCGCCCGCGGCCAAGCTCGCGCGCGTCATCCAGGCTCATGCCTCAAAGGGCGAAGCGGCCTGACCCTTCGCTAATCTCAAACCTGGTTCGAACCAAACGTTTAAGGAAACAGATCAATGGCTGACTTGCAGAAAATCGTCGACGACCTCTCGAGCCTCACCGTGCTCGAAGCCGCCGAACTCGCCAAGCTCCTCGAAGAAAAGTGGGGCGTCTCCGCCGCTGCCGCCGTTGCGGTGGCCGGCCCGGCTGCTGGCGGCGGTGCCGCTGCTCCGGCTGAAGAGAAGACCGACTTCACCGTCGTGCTGGCTGCCGCCGGCGACAAGAAGATCGAGGTCATCAAGGAAGTCCGCGCCATCACCGGCCTGGGCCTGAAGGAAGCCAAGGACCTCGTCGAAGGTGCTCCGAAGCCGGTCAAGGAAGGCGTCAACAAGGACGAAGCCGACAAGATCAAGGCTCAGCTTGAGAAGGCTGGCGCCAAGGTCGAGCTCAAGTAATGCGCGATCCGGGAGCGCCGCAGGGCGCTCCCGGGCCATGCAAACGGCGTGCGACAGGTTGTCGCGTGGCGCGTCGGACACAAGAAAGTGTGGGGATCCGTGGACTTAACCCTCGAATCTCCATTATTGCCTACCCATATGGGATTGGCAGCGGAAAAACACGGTCGGTGGCGGGGACGGCAGGGTCCTCGGGCTAGGCCGTTGGGAGACAGTCAGATTTCGGGCTTTTTCAGTCCGTGAAGCGGAGCGTTTGGACGAGCGGGTGCAGTGATGCGCCCCGCGCGTCGTTTTGCGTTTTGAAGGCAATGGAAGCCGGGACTGGGATTTAATTCCTGAGCGCTGGCTTCGTTCCTTCGGGACGATTCGAAATTCAACCCGGGGCCGATGGCAGTCGCGTCCCGGAAGGTTCGCCAGACAAAGGCGACGAAAATGAGAGGCCACGATGGCGCAGCAGACATTCACCGGTCGCAAACGCGTACGCAAGTTTTTCGGTCACATCAAGGAAGTCGCCGAGATGCCGA
Coding sequences within:
- a CDS encoding SDR family NAD(P)-dependent oxidoreductase: MTLFDMKGKVAVITGSTRGIGRAIAERMAEHGAKVVISSRKADVCEQVAKEINDSYGKGTAVAIAANISSKENLQNLVDESNRAFGKIDVLVCNAASNPYYGPLAGISDDQFRKILENNIVANNWLISMVVPQMIERKDGSVIIVSSIGGLKGSTILGAYAISKAADMQLARNLACEYGKHNIRVNCIAPGLIKTDFAKALWDNPDNLKASTARSPLLRIGVPDEIAGCAVMMGSRAGDFMTGQTVVIDGGATIS
- a CDS encoding histidine phosphatase family protein, encoding MSNPDKPNVTVTRWWWIRHAPVRSDGGNIYGQEDIDCDTGDVEVFEAVAKMLPRDAVWYSSNLKRTHQTAEAIWAAGFPKPANMTQERDFAEQHLGRWQGMNRAALLASQPPGRSWFADVNEPAPGGESFMDLYTRVCRTIVRITAAEAGRNIIAVGHGGVIRAAVGLALGGQPDRGLSFDVDNVSVTRLDHIAGVGLSTWRLPMVNQQPWIADPRHAAMHQPSGPEVRPASKLA
- a CDS encoding ABC transporter substrate-binding protein, coding for MKSIATSLSAAGLFAAVLAGPALAQQTPLKIGVLTDFQSVYSDIGGAGNVEATKMAIEEFGGSMFGKPIELVTADALNKADVAATITRKWYEAEGVDMIIDMPTSATALAGMEMSKQFEKIMIVTDAASSDITGKSCSPYTLHWTYDTYGNAHTVGSAIVKNGGDTWFFITADYVFGHSIERDTGDVVRAAGGKVLGSARHPLNTPDFSSFLLQAQASKAKIVGLANGGGDTINAIKQASEFGIVAGGQNLAGIVMFISDIHSLGLKLAQGLIITEAYYWDLNDRTRAFGKRFFERTKRMPTMNQAATYSATLHYLNAVKAAGTRETKPVLAKMRATPVRDAFTDNGVVREDGRMVHSMFLFEVKKPEESKAPWDYYKLLAEVPGDQAFRPLKDGGCPLVK
- a CDS encoding FadR/GntR family transcriptional regulator produces the protein MPATPLFRRIDVAPAYQKVADAIEREIINGRIKPGEPIGTEQQLVEQFGVNRSTVREGIRVLEEGGLIRRDSSRRLQACLPRYNKLATRLSRALILHEVTFRELFEASMTLEIASVEGAVERATDENIAELAGNLERSANVVGNPAELAELDAEFHVLMAKASQNRVLQLAREPAAQLFFPTTEMIVGGVPEGGARLVEAHGHMLDAIRRRDKEAGVLWTRRHLQDWRRGFEKIASLDRSVEHTYMEHAYAARQ
- a CDS encoding SDR family NAD(P)-dependent oxidoreductase, which encodes MGRLEGKSVIITGAGSGIGRAASLLFTREGARLIAVDRTDGVNETAKLVRDAGGTVEAVTADAGSESDVKAFIEKAVSKYGKLDAIWANAGVSGGLVPLADQTPEHWQEVLRVNLIGPFLAIKHSIPHMTKQGFGSIILTASVAGLKAGASGHPYGASKAGVISLVQTTAYSLSGTGVRVNAVCPGLIETGMTKPVFDRAKERGTQDKIGQLNPLKRPGQPHELAAMGLFLASDEASYVNGQAIPVDGGLTASMPYTGKPV
- a CDS encoding serine hydrolase, with amino-acid sequence MNAQTATKHAASPATPSLPLAKPESIGLSGTRLQALSDTFKREVDKGTAPGFTVLVARRGQVGWFDAIGRQSPTAAAPMTHDTVFRIFSMTKPIVSVGIMQLLEDGHFLLNDPVAKFIPEFAETKVGVERDGKLELVPVQRQMTIQDLLRHTSGLTYDHTGNGPVQELYKQSRLRSRKITNAEHATMLASMPLVCQPGAEWNYSRSTDILGRIIEVVSGKTLGEFLTERILAPLQMNETAFHTPEANAGRLAEAFGNDPWTNEKVQLFNMLEKPAMESGGGGLVSTTMDYARFAQMLLNGGSLDGTRIIGRKTLEFMASDHLGAGVKVQGTLVSPGHSFGLGFAVRMQQGIAAFSGSVGQYFWSGMAGTFFWIDPREDLIAVFMMQGPGQREYTRSLVRNGVYSAVE